In one Erythrobacteraceae bacterium WH01K genomic region, the following are encoded:
- a CDS encoding class A beta-lactamase-related serine hydrolase, with protein sequence MKRVLFSLAVSLAAFTGLAAAPASAQTTNLEAAFDNTFGTEVRAPQSFSAVYDTALERRIAQIADGSDGRIGVAALDLSTGEEVMVLADQRFPMASTSKIAVAATFLEGAEQGRWSLSSEFPLLIPLRSAKYSSPTAPVRKGNYMAARDLIEIMITRSSNTATDALLDVVGGPRAVNAWAYRNGFRNFSIDRDIATLVRDDGEYDPATYIDMRDSATPRDIVRMLAALNNGGVLSDASRSVILGSMSRTRTGKRRIPALMPAGAEVMHKTGSLNNTSSDVGIIRGPNGRSIAVAIYVTGQGAKLNRERKIAEIARALYDGMVARPGRNWTGATYPGG encoded by the coding sequence ATGAAACGCGTTCTCTTTTCCCTCGCCGTATCCCTCGCCGCCTTTACCGGCCTTGCCGCCGCACCGGCCTCTGCCCAGACCACCAATCTCGAAGCTGCCTTCGATAATACGTTCGGCACCGAGGTGCGTGCGCCGCAGAGTTTCAGCGCCGTCTACGATACCGCGCTGGAACGCCGCATTGCGCAAATCGCGGACGGTTCGGATGGACGAATCGGGGTCGCCGCGCTCGACCTCAGCACGGGCGAGGAAGTCATGGTGCTGGCCGACCAGCGCTTCCCCATGGCCTCGACCAGCAAGATCGCGGTTGCCGCAACCTTCCTCGAAGGCGCGGAGCAGGGGCGGTGGAGCCTGTCGAGCGAATTCCCGCTTCTCATTCCGCTTCGCTCGGCGAAGTACAGCTCGCCCACCGCGCCCGTGCGCAAGGGCAATTACATGGCTGCACGCGACCTGATCGAGATCATGATCACGCGGTCGTCCAATACCGCCACCGACGCCCTGCTGGACGTAGTCGGCGGCCCGCGGGCCGTGAACGCCTGGGCCTATCGCAACGGTTTCCGCAATTTCAGCATCGATCGCGACATCGCGACGCTGGTGCGGGACGACGGCGAATACGACCCGGCGACCTATATCGACATGCGCGACAGCGCGACGCCGCGCGATATCGTGCGGATGCTGGCGGCGCTGAACAATGGCGGTGTCCTGTCGGATGCCAGCCGCAGCGTCATCCTCGGTTCCATGAGCCGCACGCGGACGGGCAAGCGGCGGATTCCGGCGCTGATGCCTGCCGGGGCCGAAGTGATGCACAAGACCGGTTCGCTCAACAACACGTCGAGCGATGTCGGCATCATCCGCGGTCCCAATGGCCGCTCCATAGCGGTCGCCATCTATGTGACCGGACAGGGGGCGAAGCTGAACCGCGAACGCAAGATCGCGGAGATCGCGCGCGCCCTTTATGACGGCATGGTCGCCCGGCCCGGCCGCAACTGGACCGGTGCAACCTATCCGGGCGGCTGA
- a CDS encoding acyl-CoA dehydrogenase, with translation MDFAIPQELEDYYAELVAFIEAEIEPLQHEGDNNRFFDHRREDARTDWHRDGLPNEEWEALLREATSRADAAGHWRFSAPKEYGGKDGSNLWMAVIRDRFAQRGLGLHNDLQNEHSIVGNFPFVAMFDQWGTEAQRHEFITGGFERKRRVAFGLTEPDHGSDATHMDTVAVRETRDGIDGWRIDGAKMWITGMQVATHVALFARTGGEDGDAKGITCFLVPNPSEGLEIDEYVWTFNMPTDHARFCLKGVWVPGSAILGEEGRGLSLAQSFVHQNRIRQAASSLGAAQYCVEESVRYARQRKPFGEELAKNQAIQFPLVELATQCEMLRLLIYKTAWDMDRMDHKAIERDLSDKVSMCNYWANRLVCEAADRAMQVHGGIGYSREKPFEHIYRHHRRYRITEGAEEIQMRKVAAYLFGYLGPRRETFADL, from the coding sequence ATGGACTTCGCCATCCCGCAGGAACTGGAAGACTATTATGCCGAGCTCGTCGCCTTCATCGAGGCCGAGATCGAGCCGCTCCAGCACGAAGGCGACAACAACCGCTTCTTCGACCACCGGCGCGAGGATGCGCGGACCGACTGGCACCGCGACGGACTGCCGAACGAGGAATGGGAGGCGCTGCTGCGCGAAGCCACGAGCCGCGCCGATGCGGCGGGGCACTGGCGCTTTTCCGCGCCGAAGGAATATGGCGGGAAGGACGGATCGAACCTGTGGATGGCGGTCATTCGCGACCGCTTCGCCCAGCGCGGGCTGGGGCTGCACAACGACTTGCAGAACGAGCATTCGATCGTCGGCAATTTCCCCTTCGTCGCCATGTTCGACCAGTGGGGGACCGAGGCGCAAAGGCACGAATTCATCACCGGCGGCTTCGAGCGAAAACGCCGCGTCGCTTTCGGCCTGACCGAGCCCGACCATGGCTCCGACGCCACGCACATGGATACAGTCGCGGTGCGAGAGACGCGTGACGGGATCGACGGCTGGCGGATCGACGGGGCCAAGATGTGGATCACGGGCATGCAAGTCGCGACCCACGTCGCCCTGTTCGCCCGCACCGGCGGCGAGGATGGCGATGCAAAAGGCATCACCTGCTTCCTCGTCCCCAATCCCAGCGAGGGGCTGGAGATCGACGAATATGTCTGGACCTTCAACATGCCGACCGACCACGCGCGGTTTTGTCTGAAGGGCGTGTGGGTGCCCGGCAGCGCAATCCTTGGCGAGGAGGGGCGCGGGCTGTCGCTGGCGCAGAGCTTCGTCCACCAGAACCGTATTCGGCAGGCGGCCAGCAGCCTCGGCGCGGCGCAATATTGTGTGGAGGAGAGTGTGCGCTACGCCCGCCAGCGCAAGCCCTTCGGCGAGGAACTGGCAAAGAACCAGGCGATCCAGTTCCCGCTGGTCGAGCTGGCGACCCAGTGCGAAATGCTCCGCCTGCTCATCTACAAGACCGCGTGGGACATGGACCGGATGGACCACAAGGCAATTGAGAGGGATCTCTCCGACAAGGTCTCGATGTGCAATTACTGGGCGAACCGGCTGGTCTGCGAGGCTGCGGACCGGGCAATGCAGGTGCATGGCGGCATCGGCTACAGTCGGGAAAAGCCGTTCGAGCACATCTATCGCCACCACCGCCGCTACCGGATTACCGAAGGCGCGGAGGAGATCCAGATGCGGAAAGTCGCGGCCTACCTGTTCGGCTATCTCGGCCCGCGGCGGGAGACGTTCGCAGACCTGTGA
- a CDS encoding host attachment protein, producing MKIPHNAHVAIADGERFIFTRNTGQIFEPKLEKLEEPSLSASNYSAGVKHQDDAGQDKGTSTQLDELAHGAAVAEWLNEKAVAGEISELVVVADPKTLGEMRRHYHSELEKRLVGEVDKTVTGETLDKIGEILANS from the coding sequence ATGAAAATACCCCACAATGCCCATGTCGCCATTGCCGATGGCGAACGCTTCATCTTCACCCGCAATACCGGGCAGATTTTCGAGCCGAAGCTGGAGAAGCTGGAAGAACCCAGCCTGTCGGCGAGCAATTACAGCGCCGGCGTGAAGCACCAGGACGATGCCGGCCAGGACAAGGGCACCAGTACCCAGCTCGACGAACTGGCCCACGGTGCCGCCGTTGCCGAATGGCTCAACGAGAAGGCGGTGGCAGGCGAGATCAGCGAACTGGTAGTGGTCGCCGACCCCAAGACGCTGGGCGAGATGCGGCGGCACTATCACTCGGAACTGGAGAAGCGGCTGGTCGGAGAAGTCGACAAGACCGTGACCGGCGAGACGCTCGACAAGATCGGCGAGATCCTGGCCAACAGCTAA
- a CDS encoding DUF305 domain-containing protein, with product MTSFTRTLAAGLLLSTSTIAAAQNAPILLPGAPGAEPRVLTAEEATALSDTSYSPADVAFMQGMIVHHRQAVDMAELVPDRTNNDAVTKIAARILDTQADEISFMTDWLNDRDEPIAMAGMMAMSDMQGHAHHAGHGGMHRMQGMATPAQMAALTAANGTEFDRQFLTLMIEHHKGALKMVEDLTDAPGSAYDPVMFEFTNDVVKDQTDEIDRMNAILAGLSSDPRATLAAGFRDAGEAISGLRLVTAMPKPAGFFDPANPAQLQPEKPKKDEEEGKGVVERTDSADAGDEEEKPQFGERGSLLSFANTDMAFSGDLMVAGSYHGFNIYRLAADGVPALVSSVVCPGGQGDVSVVGDLLVMSVQDSRARKDCGLEGVTGKVSDERFRGIRIFDIADASRPRQVGQVQTCRGSHTHSIVSADEDRIVLYNSGTSYVRDNEELAGCFDTAGDETALFSIDVIEIPVADPASARLVDSPRVFADAATGDIAALWRGGDHGRNPDGSPTQETNSTNHCHDITVFPAKNIAAGACSGNGIVMDISDPMKPVRVTDVTDKGFAYWHSATFNNDGTKVLFTDEWGGGGRPRCQAGDPMTWGANAIYDLEGSSLQFRSTYKLPAPQGDKENCVAHNGSIIPVPGRDIFVQAWYQGGISVIDFTDSANPVEIAYFDRGPVDEDQLVTGGYWSAYWYNGRIYGTEITRGLDVFALEPSEFLTAEEIAAAEAAQYEGGVFNPQTQTQVTWPDDIAAAAIASRKGG from the coding sequence ATGACATCCTTCACCCGCACGCTGGCCGCCGGCCTGCTGCTTTCGACGTCCACCATCGCCGCAGCGCAGAACGCGCCCATCCTGCTCCCGGGTGCGCCCGGGGCCGAGCCGCGCGTCCTGACGGCGGAAGAGGCGACCGCCCTGTCGGACACCAGCTATTCGCCCGCCGATGTCGCCTTCATGCAGGGCATGATCGTGCATCACCGGCAGGCGGTCGACATGGCGGAACTGGTCCCCGACCGGACGAACAACGATGCGGTGACCAAGATCGCCGCGCGCATCCTCGACACGCAGGCGGACGAAATCTCGTTCATGACCGACTGGTTGAACGACCGGGACGAGCCGATCGCGATGGCAGGCATGATGGCGATGTCCGACATGCAGGGTCACGCGCATCATGCCGGACATGGCGGGATGCACAGGATGCAGGGCATGGCGACGCCTGCGCAGATGGCCGCGCTCACCGCGGCAAACGGGACCGAATTCGACCGCCAGTTCCTGACCCTGATGATCGAACATCACAAGGGCGCGCTGAAAATGGTGGAAGACCTGACCGATGCGCCAGGCAGCGCCTACGACCCGGTGATGTTCGAGTTCACCAACGACGTGGTGAAGGACCAGACCGACGAGATCGACCGGATGAACGCGATCCTGGCCGGGTTGTCGAGCGATCCGCGCGCCACGCTGGCGGCCGGTTTTCGCGATGCTGGCGAGGCCATCAGCGGCCTGCGCCTCGTCACCGCCATGCCCAAGCCCGCCGGTTTCTTCGACCCGGCGAACCCCGCGCAGCTCCAGCCCGAGAAGCCCAAAAAGGACGAGGAAGAAGGCAAGGGCGTAGTGGAGAGGACAGACAGCGCGGATGCCGGGGATGAGGAAGAAAAGCCCCAGTTCGGGGAGCGCGGCTCGCTGCTCAGTTTCGCCAATACCGACATGGCTTTTTCCGGCGACCTGATGGTGGCCGGTAGCTATCACGGCTTCAACATCTACCGGCTCGCCGCGGACGGCGTGCCGGCGCTGGTAAGCTCCGTCGTATGCCCCGGCGGGCAGGGCGATGTCTCGGTCGTCGGCGACCTGCTGGTGATGAGCGTGCAGGACAGCCGCGCACGCAAGGATTGCGGGCTGGAAGGCGTGACCGGCAAAGTGAGCGACGAACGCTTCCGCGGAATCCGTATCTTCGACATCGCCGATGCATCGCGCCCGCGTCAGGTCGGACAGGTGCAGACCTGCCGCGGCAGCCACACCCATTCGATCGTGAGCGCCGACGAAGACCGCATCGTGCTCTACAATTCCGGCACGTCCTATGTCCGCGACAACGAGGAACTGGCAGGCTGCTTCGACACCGCGGGCGACGAGACGGCGCTGTTCAGCATCGACGTTATCGAGATTCCCGTGGCCGATCCCGCGTCCGCCCGGCTGGTCGACAGCCCCCGCGTCTTTGCCGATGCGGCGACGGGCGACATCGCGGCGCTGTGGCGGGGCGGCGATCACGGGCGCAACCCCGATGGCAGCCCGACGCAGGAGACGAACTCCACGAACCACTGCCACGACATCACCGTGTTCCCGGCGAAGAACATCGCGGCGGGCGCGTGCTCGGGCAATGGCATTGTCATGGACATCAGCGACCCGATGAAGCCGGTGCGCGTGACCGACGTGACGGACAAGGGATTTGCCTACTGGCATTCCGCCACCTTCAACAATGACGGCACGAAGGTGCTGTTCACCGACGAATGGGGCGGCGGCGGGCGGCCGCGCTGCCAAGCCGGCGACCCGATGACATGGGGCGCGAATGCGATCTACGACCTGGAGGGCAGCAGCCTGCAGTTCCGCAGCACGTACAAGCTGCCGGCCCCGCAGGGCGACAAGGAGAACTGCGTCGCGCATAACGGGTCCATCATCCCGGTGCCGGGGCGCGATATCTTCGTGCAGGCCTGGTATCAGGGCGGCATCAGCGTGATCGATTTCACCGACAGCGCCAATCCGGTCGAGATCGCCTATTTCGACCGCGGCCCGGTAGACGAGGACCAGCTGGTGACTGGCGGATACTGGAGCGCCTACTGGTATAACGGACGCATCTACGGGACGGAAATCACCCGCGGGCTCGACGTGTTCGCGCTCGAGCCAAGCGAGTTCCTGACGGCAGAGGAAATCGCCGCTGCCGAGGCTGCCCAGTATGAAGGCGGCGTCTTCAACCCGCAGACCCAGACGCAGGTGACCTGGCCCGACGACATCGCCGCCGCGGCGATCGCCAGCCGCAAGGGCGGCTAG
- a CDS encoding copper resistance protein B, translating to MIVRLALPLAAAIAAAPFTPPLAAQDHSGHAGHAMQAAQPSDEMDHCAIGHLPPEQCPSQDIKPALPDTMDHCAMGHLPPKQCGKEEETSAPEPVSLPEMDHCAMGHLPPEQCPAKNAPASHEHGAMDHSAMGHSPDPALPRSGPPARAFEGPQHAADRFFGADAMAEARATNHATHGDMKVGTFMAERLEARIREGEDGFLWDVQGWYGGDIDKFVFKSEGEGGFSDGVEDAELQALWGHAIGPFFDLQAGARLDVEPETRSHLVLGVQGLAPYMWHVDGALFLSDRGDLTARLEGEYDYKLTQRLILQPRAEIELTAQDIPEREIGAGITKIETGLRLRYEFAREFAPYIGVGYEAKLGETADIARAAGEDPDGIALILGLRAWF from the coding sequence ATGATCGTGCGTCTTGCTCTTCCGCTCGCTGCCGCGATCGCCGCAGCGCCGTTCACCCCGCCTCTGGCCGCGCAGGATCATTCGGGCCATGCCGGGCACGCGATGCAAGCTGCGCAGCCAAGCGATGAGATGGATCATTGCGCGATCGGGCACCTGCCGCCCGAGCAGTGCCCTTCGCAGGATATCAAACCCGCCCTTCCGGACACGATGGACCATTGTGCGATGGGCCATCTGCCGCCCAAGCAATGCGGGAAGGAAGAGGAAACTTCGGCGCCTGAGCCGGTCTCTTTGCCGGAAATGGATCACTGCGCCATGGGTCACCTTCCCCCGGAGCAGTGCCCGGCGAAGAATGCACCAGCGAGTCATGAGCATGGCGCGATGGATCATTCGGCCATGGGACACTCGCCCGATCCGGCGCTGCCCCGCTCCGGACCCCCGGCCCGCGCCTTCGAAGGGCCCCAGCACGCCGCCGACCGGTTCTTCGGCGCCGATGCCATGGCCGAGGCCCGCGCTACCAACCACGCGACCCATGGCGACATGAAGGTCGGCACCTTCATGGCCGAGCGCCTAGAAGCCCGCATCCGCGAAGGCGAAGACGGTTTCCTGTGGGACGTGCAGGGCTGGTATGGCGGCGATATCGACAAATTCGTCTTCAAGTCGGAAGGGGAAGGCGGCTTTTCAGACGGGGTCGAGGATGCCGAACTGCAGGCCCTGTGGGGCCACGCGATCGGGCCGTTCTTCGACCTGCAAGCCGGAGCGCGGCTCGATGTCGAGCCGGAAACGCGCAGTCATCTGGTGCTCGGCGTGCAGGGTCTTGCGCCTTACATGTGGCACGTGGACGGCGCGCTGTTCCTGTCCGACCGCGGCGACCTGACCGCGCGGCTGGAAGGGGAATACGACTACAAGCTGACCCAGCGCCTGATCCTGCAACCGCGCGCCGAGATCGAGCTCACCGCGCAGGACATACCCGAACGCGAAATCGGTGCAGGCATCACCAAGATCGAGACGGGCCTGCGCCTGCGCTACGAATTCGCCCGCGAATTCGCGCCCTATATCGGCGTCGGCTACGAAGCGAAGCTGGGCGAGACCGCCGACATCGCCCGTGCGGCAGGCGAGGATCCGGACGGCATCGCCCTGATCCTCGGCCTGCGCGCGTGGTTCTGA
- a CDS encoding phosphotransferase has protein sequence MRPLPPMGDRDSDLAEGLARVAARAGLGPPGPLKRLTGGATMESWRFDAGEESYVLRRSPSEAFMADRPFGHDVEAAVIRAAHAGGVSAPEVVAELEPADGIGSGFVMRALPGTPDPKVILATGEAGRLLAECAAQLARIHALPATAIPGSVPTLDPREGIAAFREQFEAAGGDRPVIALGIRWLMDNVPPPVEPVLNHGDYRVGNLLVEDGWLTGVLDWELAHWSDWHEDLAFGCMAVWRFSRYEREALGLGSIEEYCDAYEANGGRAVDPGRFRFWMVYRTVWWALGCLRMGETWRSGADRTLERAVISRRTSEQELDLLMLLESEADESERAHRVEHPGYKPLPEGEAGFGELAAAISEWLVSIKDRMEGHDRFQLAVARNALGMIEREESMAAPHDLDRDLAQRLLAGERSLSTPSLLWHLRSVALAKAEVDAPRYPALAVARKKWTGED, from the coding sequence ATGCGACCACTGCCACCGATGGGAGACAGGGATAGCGATCTGGCAGAAGGGCTGGCCCGCGTGGCGGCACGGGCCGGACTGGGCCCGCCGGGTCCGCTGAAAAGGCTGACGGGCGGGGCCACGATGGAAAGCTGGCGGTTCGACGCCGGCGAAGAAAGCTACGTCCTGCGCCGTTCCCCCAGCGAGGCCTTCATGGCCGATCGCCCCTTCGGACACGATGTGGAGGCCGCAGTCATCCGCGCAGCCCATGCCGGAGGGGTGAGCGCGCCCGAAGTTGTGGCGGAGCTGGAGCCTGCCGACGGGATCGGTTCGGGCTTCGTCATGCGCGCCCTGCCCGGCACGCCCGATCCGAAGGTCATATTGGCTACCGGCGAAGCGGGCCGGCTCCTGGCCGAATGCGCAGCCCAGCTGGCACGTATCCATGCTTTGCCAGCGACCGCCATTCCGGGTTCCGTGCCGACGCTCGACCCGCGCGAGGGCATCGCCGCTTTCCGCGAGCAGTTCGAGGCTGCCGGGGGCGACAGGCCCGTCATCGCGCTCGGCATTCGCTGGCTGATGGACAATGTTCCGCCGCCTGTGGAGCCGGTGCTCAATCACGGCGATTACCGCGTCGGCAATCTGCTGGTGGAGGATGGCTGGCTGACCGGTGTGCTCGATTGGGAACTGGCGCACTGGAGCGACTGGCACGAGGACCTCGCTTTCGGCTGCATGGCTGTGTGGCGGTTCTCGCGCTACGAACGGGAGGCGCTGGGGCTGGGCAGTATCGAGGAGTATTGCGACGCGTATGAAGCGAATGGCGGGCGCGCAGTCGACCCCGGCCGATTTCGATTCTGGATGGTCTATCGCACGGTCTGGTGGGCGCTTGGCTGCCTGCGGATGGGCGAGACCTGGCGCAGCGGCGCGGACCGCACGCTGGAGCGGGCCGTGATCTCGCGGCGGACGAGTGAGCAGGAACTGGACCTGCTGATGCTGCTGGAAAGTGAGGCGGATGAAAGCGAGCGCGCCCACCGAGTCGAGCATCCCGGCTACAAACCGCTGCCGGAAGGGGAGGCCGGGTTCGGCGAGCTTGCCGCCGCGATCAGCGAATGGCTCGTTTCGATCAAGGACCGGATGGAAGGGCATGACCGTTTTCAGCTTGCGGTGGCCCGAAACGCACTCGGAATGATCGAACGGGAGGAAAGCATGGCCGCGCCGCACGATCTCGATCGCGATCTGGCGCAACGGCTGCTGGCAGGAGAGCGGTCGCTCTCCACGCCTTCGCTTCTCTGGCATTTGCGCAGTGTCGCGCTGGCAAAGGCCGAAGTCGATGCGCCCAGATACCCCGCGCTCGCTGTCGCGCGCAAGAAATGGACCGGAGAGGACTGA
- a CDS encoding copper resistance system multicopper oxidase encodes MTQPLSLSRRNFLGTGLLGSGALAAAGLSVPAWARGQSLSHARNGFGEVSGDTINLSIGNHHFTTGGRSGHAIAVNDTVPGPLVRLTEGQDLTLNVTNHLEEDSSIHWHGLLLPFQFDGVPGVSFPGIKPGETFSYEFPIRQNGTYWWHSHSGLQEQAGHYGPLVIDATEPDSRYDRDYVVLLSEFTPEHPHEIARRLKVGEHYYNYTMQTATEGDMPVSERVMWGGMRMNPRDISDVTGATYTFLVNGHGPMDNLEFLFRPGERVRLRVINGSAMTFFNVRIPGVPMTVIAADGQEVDPVEVDEFQIGVAETYDVIVRPPDGSHALVAEAMDRSGMGLASLTSHAGHRATPPPLREPVTLTMADMGMGAMDGAHGGAMQHDPHGGMDHGGIDQAAKGHAMPAEPKPATDHGAMDHGSMDHSMRDTSILPPDVKVGPGIDMVAPMPTDRMDFPGLGLDNVDHRVLRYTQLRARNANPHRMPERELEIHLTGNMERYMWSFDGKKFSAVTDDPIRFGYDERVRVKLVNDTMMAHPIHLHGHFFELVNGAGMMNQPLKHTVVVQPGSTATFDVTANEPGDWAFHCHLLYHMHAGMMQTVTVRPFPA; translated from the coding sequence ATGACACAACCCCTTTCGCTTTCGCGGCGCAACTTTCTGGGTACCGGCCTGCTGGGCAGCGGTGCGCTGGCCGCCGCTGGCCTCTCCGTTCCCGCATGGGCGCGCGGCCAGTCCCTCTCCCACGCGCGCAATGGATTTGGCGAAGTGTCGGGAGACACGATCAATCTTTCCATCGGCAACCACCATTTCACCACCGGTGGGCGAAGTGGCCACGCTATCGCGGTGAACGACACCGTGCCCGGTCCGCTGGTGCGGCTGACGGAGGGGCAGGACCTGACACTGAACGTCACCAACCATCTGGAGGAGGACAGCTCCATTCACTGGCACGGCCTGCTGCTTCCCTTCCAGTTCGATGGCGTGCCCGGCGTCAGCTTCCCCGGCATCAAGCCAGGCGAGACTTTCAGCTACGAATTCCCGATCCGCCAGAACGGCACATATTGGTGGCACAGCCATTCCGGGCTGCAGGAGCAGGCGGGACATTACGGGCCGCTGGTGATCGACGCGACGGAGCCGGATTCGCGCTACGATCGCGATTACGTGGTGCTGCTGAGCGAATTTACGCCCGAACACCCGCACGAAATCGCGAGGCGGCTCAAGGTCGGCGAGCATTATTACAACTACACCATGCAGACCGCGACCGAGGGGGACATGCCCGTATCGGAGCGGGTGATGTGGGGCGGGATGCGGATGAACCCGCGCGACATTTCCGACGTGACGGGTGCGACCTACACCTTCCTCGTCAACGGGCACGGGCCCATGGACAATCTCGAATTCCTGTTCCGCCCGGGCGAGCGGGTGCGGCTGCGCGTCATCAACGGCAGCGCGATGACGTTTTTCAATGTCCGCATTCCCGGCGTGCCGATGACGGTGATCGCGGCGGATGGGCAGGAGGTCGATCCTGTCGAGGTCGACGAGTTCCAGATCGGCGTCGCCGAGACCTATGACGTGATCGTGCGCCCGCCCGATGGGAGCCATGCGCTAGTGGCCGAGGCGATGGATCGCAGCGGCATGGGGCTGGCTTCGCTAACCTCGCATGCCGGACACCGCGCAACCCCGCCGCCCTTGCGCGAGCCGGTGACGCTGACGATGGCGGACATGGGCATGGGCGCGATGGACGGCGCGCATGGCGGAGCGATGCAGCATGACCCGCATGGCGGGATGGACCATGGCGGGATAGACCAAGCTGCAAAGGGGCATGCGATGCCCGCCGAGCCGAAGCCGGCGACGGACCATGGTGCAATGGATCATGGTTCGATGGACCATTCGATGCGCGACACCTCCATCCTGCCGCCCGACGTGAAGGTCGGCCCCGGGATCGACATGGTCGCGCCGATGCCGACGGACCGGATGGATTTTCCCGGCCTCGGCCTCGACAATGTCGATCACCGCGTCCTGCGCTACACGCAGCTCAGAGCGCGCAACGCCAACCCCCACCGCATGCCGGAGCGCGAGCTCGAGATACACCTGACCGGCAACATGGAACGCTACATGTGGAGCTTCGACGGGAAGAAGTTCTCCGCCGTGACCGACGATCCGATCCGTTTCGGTTATGACGAGCGGGTGCGGGTCAAGCTGGTCAACGACACCATGATGGCGCACCCGATCCATTTGCACGGCCACTTCTTTGAGCTGGTCAACGGGGCAGGGATGATGAACCAGCCGCTGAAGCACACGGTCGTCGTCCAGCCGGGAAGCACGGCGACCTTCGACGTGACGGCCAACGAGCCGGGCGACTGGGCCTTCCACTGCCACCTGCTCTACCACATGCATGCCGGCATGATGCAGACCGTGACGGTCCGGCCGTTCCCCGCATGA